TTTGATACAGTTCGCGCAGCCGTTCCACCGTAAAAACCGTGCAGCCCATGGTCGCCAGTATGGCAGCCTGATAGCCGGAACCCGTGCCTATCTCCAGCACCCGCATGCCTCTGCGTAGTTCCAGAAGCTCGCTCATCAGAGCCACAACATAAGGCTGGGAGATGGTTTGTCCATAGCCTATGGGAAGGGGCGTATCTTCGTAAGCCTGGGCCCGCAGGGCCTCCTGCACAAAAAGATGTCGCGGGACGGCGCCCATGGCGGCCAAGACCTCCGCGTTGGTGATGCCTCTGGCTTCAAGTTGCTCGCGCACCATGCGCCTCCGCAGACGTTTGGGGTCCACCGGGGAGGCTGCCGCGCGCTCTGGCGCTCTTATGCCTGGATGTCTGCTGTTTTGCATACTGCGGAAGTGAAAACAGATTTTTACCCTCAAGTCAATGCACGCTATGGCCCCGCGCGACTTTATAAATGTTCCAGACTTTTCCTTGAAAATTGGCGGCCTTTATGCAAGGCTTTTCCCTGAGCTTAATGAGGAGCCTGCAATGCGAAAGAAAAGTATGTTTTCAACTGTGCTTGGAGTTCTTGTGTTGGTCGTTCTAGGAGTGGGCGGCTATACTTTTTTCAAGGACCTTGAAGGTCCCATTATTGAAGTTACTCCCAACACAGGCAGAGTGTCCCCCGTCAGTGTGCTTAAGATCAACATGCAGGATGTTTCAGGAATCAGATCTGTTACTGTCGGCGTGAAAAAAAATAATGTCCTTAATGTTATTTTTAACAAACACTTTGATCAATATCTGCCAGAACGTACTGTTGAAGTGTCCTTCAAGGACGCCAACCTTCGCGAAGGCGCCTTTGACCTTGAGATACGCGCCACTGACGGCTCGCTTGCCGGTTTTGGCCAGGGCAATACCCGTACGTTGCAGCTTCCCATGCGCCTTGATACCCAGCCCCCGCGCATCTCGGTCAAAACGCTGCCCCCCAATGTGCGCCGTGGCGGCGCTGCCGTTGTCCGCTACACCATTGATAAAGAGGTGACCAGCAGCGGCGTCCTTGTGGCCGGCTATCTTGTTCCCGGCTACCTGCAAAAAGACGGCAGCTACGTCTGCTTTTTCCCCTATCCGTA
This DNA window, taken from Desulfovibrio sp. 86, encodes the following:
- a CDS encoding protein-L-isoaspartate(D-aspartate) O-methyltransferase — its product is MVREQLEARGITNAEVLAAMGAVPRHLFVQEALRAQAYEDTPLPIGYGQTISQPYVVALMSELLELRRGMRVLEIGTGSGYQAAILATMGCTVFTVERLRELYQSTASLLRQLGLRGIHMQRRDGTLGMPEAAPFDRIIVTAGGPEVPRPLTDQLDEGGILLIPVGPRPRAQRLMRLRKEQGRMVSEDMGPAIFVDLVGDHGW
- a CDS encoding M23 family peptidase, with the protein product MRKKSMFSTVLGVLVLVVLGVGGYTFFKDLEGPIIEVTPNTGRVSPVSVLKINMQDVSGIRSVTVGVKKNNVLNVIFNKHFDQYLPERTVEVSFKDANLREGAFDLEIRATDGSLAGFGQGNTRTLQLPMRLDTQPPRISVKTLPPNVRRGGAAVVRYTIDKEVTSSGVLVAGYLVPGYLQKDGSYVCFFPYPYTMTAKDYKNSVEITATDLAGNVTKSRLTVMAFERVFKSDSLELTDNFLLSVEGKLRHLAPNAANPLECYLYINNQVRAANVEDLRNISKDSASAMLWSGVFTRMPRSAPRAGFADH